The Helianthus annuus cultivar XRQ/B chromosome 16, HanXRQr2.0-SUNRISE, whole genome shotgun sequence genome includes a window with the following:
- the LOC110919571 gene encoding uncharacterized protein LOC110919571: MLNILKLEFVALEISGNNYLSWTLDAKTHLEAKSLGETIIDGNKTSFQEKAKAVAFHRHHLHEDLTWEYLTVEDTLELWKNIQERFDHLKFVLLSKTRYKWVPLRLRDHKTVNEYNSALFSHHLLA, from the coding sequence ATGTTGAACATATTAAAGCTTGAATTCGTAGCCCTTGAAATCTCGGGTAACAACTATCTCTCGTGGACTCTTGATGCTAAAACTCATCTAGAAGCAAAGAGTCTAGGGGAGACGATCATTGATGGGAATAAAACCTCCTTTCAAGAAAAAGCTAAAGCAGTGGCATTCCATCGTCATCATCTTCATGAAGACCTGACGTGGGAATACCTTACTGTTGAGGACACTCTCGAGTTATGGAAAAACATTCAAGAACGATTCGACCACCTGAAGTTTGTCTTACTTTCTAAAACTCGCTACAAATGGGTTCCTTTAAGGCTACGAGATCATAAAACTGTTAATGAGTACAACTCTGCCCTTTTTTCGCATCACCTCTTAGCTTAG